In Methanomicrobium antiquum, one DNA window encodes the following:
- a CDS encoding tryptophan transporter, which translates to MKSKDIAIVGICLAVGAILRFAANMFPGAIVGNPVIALYCLAIILIRPKLKEAVGIGLVAAVVSMLISHSIFPPANLISEPLGALTCAGIYGLLGDSKKLEKISLLSPAITTFIATLVSGFSFIGICMVVMLASFISIPSGTVIGFFGMVAPIVIITAVFNCIVTQILYIPAKRIISR; encoded by the coding sequence ATGAAATCAAAAGATATCGCAATTGTCGGAATATGTCTTGCCGTTGGTGCAATTCTGAGATTTGCGGCAAACATGTTTCCGGGTGCAATCGTTGGCAATCCGGTTATTGCACTTTATTGTCTTGCGATTATTCTGATAAGGCCTAAGCTTAAGGAAGCTGTTGGAATTGGTCTTGTTGCGGCAGTTGTATCTATGCTCATAAGCCACTCGATATTCCCGCCTGCAAACTTAATATCCGAACCCTTAGGTGCTTTGACATGTGCAGGAATCTATGGTCTTTTAGGAGATTCCAAAAAGTTAGAGAAGATTTCGCTTTTATCTCCTGCGATTACAACATTCATTGCAACGCTTGTAAGCGGCTTTTCATTCATTGGTATCTGTATGGTTGTAATGCTTGCATCATTCATATCAATTCCAAGCGGAACTGTCATCGGATTTTTCGGAATGGTTGCACCTATTGTAATAATCACTGCAGTTTTCAACTGTATTGTAACACAGATTCTATATATTCCGGCAAAGCGGATAATCTCCCGCTAA
- a CDS encoding energy-coupling factor transporter ATPase, with product MKSRDIAIVGILLAIGAILRYILNVVPGAIVANPIIALYCLAIILIAPKIKDALGIGIVAGIISAIISHSIFPPANLISEPLGALVCLLVYVFLKGRIPLAPGISTFIATLVSGFSFLLISLVVIVSGVITEPYESFTVGLFVVTLSPIIILTAVANSVITQALFIPSSKILMRSASSTEEIKYKPKEFEVEESELEEDFDSHATGGVKSPLHVSEGSFGTDEKSDSAISFENFSYKYPSADSPALSGITLDIKKGECILVNGTTGAGKTTFCLAAAGIISHEYEGMREGNIRIFGKDVSEYKDMGDIGSKIGVVFDDADAQLIFTTVEEEVLSGLENRGLSPLDVKERLERIMSITDIEKLRYRAPHTLSGGQKQRVSLAATLASGTECIILDEATAELDTSATSVIISVLKRLKEQGSTIIVVEQKPREMAEIADRVTLIDNGRIVSVLSSDDFFKNYTDDESGRFEKPADCKISFNETPVVEIRNLVHDYGEHRGLDDISLTIMPGELIAIIGENGSGKTTLSKHLNGLLKPTSGEVFVCNIKTKDAGVTELARHAGLVFQNPDTMLFEDTVEREVAFGLKNIGMDLKDDSDYIEKILDEVGLFGKAEVFPRSMSRGERQRLAIACVIAMKPEIIILDEPTTGLDFKESRRIMSILEKLSSQGHTVIMVSHDMGIVKNYARRIITMADGKITGDSGICPGGI from the coding sequence ATGAAATCAAGAGATATTGCAATAGTTGGAATTCTTCTTGCAATCGGTGCAATTCTAAGATATATTCTGAATGTTGTTCCAGGGGCAATCGTTGCAAATCCGATAATCGCTCTTTATTGTCTTGCGATAATACTGATTGCGCCAAAGATAAAGGATGCACTTGGAATAGGAATTGTTGCGGGAATTATATCTGCAATTATAAGCCATTCTATATTTCCGCCTGCAAACTTAATATCCGAGCCGTTGGGAGCACTTGTCTGCCTGCTTGTTTATGTATTTTTAAAGGGTAGAATTCCTCTGGCACCGGGAATTTCAACATTTATAGCAACGCTTGTAAGCGGCTTTTCATTCCTTTTAATAAGCCTGGTCGTTATTGTATCAGGTGTTATTACAGAGCCTTATGAGTCTTTCACAGTCGGACTTTTTGTTGTTACATTATCGCCGATAATTATTCTGACAGCGGTTGCAAACTCGGTTATAACACAGGCTCTCTTTATTCCCTCCTCTAAGATTCTTATGAGAAGTGCATCTTCAACTGAAGAGATAAAATATAAGCCAAAGGAATTTGAAGTGGAAGAGTCTGAGTTAGAAGAGGATTTTGATTCACATGCTACAGGAGGTGTAAAATCCCCTCTGCATGTTTCTGAAGGTTCTTTTGGAACTGATGAAAAAAGTGATTCTGCAATAAGCTTTGAAAATTTCTCATACAAATATCCGTCAGCAGATTCACCTGCACTTTCAGGTATAACTCTTGATATAAAAAAAGGCGAATGTATCCTGGTAAACGGAACAACAGGTGCCGGAAAAACAACATTTTGTCTTGCCGCCGCCGGAATAATATCGCATGAATATGAAGGAATGCGTGAAGGAAATATCCGCATTTTTGGAAAAGACGTCTCGGAATACAAAGACATGGGGGATATCGGCAGTAAAATCGGTGTTGTGTTTGACGATGCAGACGCTCAGCTGATATTTACAACTGTTGAGGAAGAGGTGTTGTCCGGCCTTGAAAACCGTGGTCTAAGCCCTTTAGATGTTAAAGAAAGGCTTGAGAGGATAATGAGTATAACAGATATCGAAAAACTCAGATATCGTGCACCACACACTCTTTCAGGAGGGCAAAAACAGCGAGTGTCTCTTGCCGCAACGCTTGCATCAGGAACAGAATGCATCATACTTGATGAAGCAACAGCAGAACTTGACACCTCGGCAACCTCTGTTATTATATCTGTTTTAAAGAGGCTGAAAGAGCAGGGGAGCACAATCATTGTTGTTGAACAAAAGCCGCGTGAAATGGCGGAAATTGCCGATCGTGTTACATTAATAGACAATGGAAGAATTGTGTCTGTTTTATCATCAGATGATTTTTTCAAAAACTACACTGATGATGAATCCGGCCGCTTTGAAAAGCCTGCTGACTGTAAAATATCTTTTAATGAGACACCTGTTGTTGAAATCAGAAATCTTGTTCATGATTACGGTGAACACCGCGGACTTGATGATATTTCCTTAACGATTATGCCAGGAGAACTTATCGCTATAATCGGTGAGAATGGTTCAGGAAAGACTACACTTTCAAAGCACTTAAACGGACTTTTAAAGCCAACTTCAGGTGAGGTTTTTGTCTGTAACATTAAAACAAAAGATGCAGGTGTAACAGAACTTGCAAGGCATGCAGGCCTTGTTTTTCAAAATCCTGATACAATGCTCTTTGAGGATACTGTTGAGCGTGAAGTGGCATTTGGGCTTAAAAACATCGGAATGGACCTAAAAGATGATTCTGATTATATCGAAAAGATTCTTGATGAAGTGGGGCTTTTTGGAAAAGCAGAAGTATTTCCGCGTTCAATGAGCAGGGGTGAGCGCCAAAGACTTGCAATCGCCTGCGTTATTGCAATGAAGCCTGAGATTATAATTCTTGATGAGCCTACAACCGGTCTTGACTTCAAAGAATCCCGAAGAATAATGTCTATTCTTGAAAAATTAAGCAGTCAGGGTCATACTGTAATCATGGTAAGCCATGATATGGGAATTGTGAAAAACTATGCAAGAAGGATAATTACAATGGCTGACGGAAAAATAACAGGCGACAGCGGAATTTGTCCGGGAGGTATTTAA
- a CDS encoding energy-coupling factor transporter transmembrane component T family protein, with the protein MAEILQYIRIDGLFHRMNALTKIIFLVLVISIAVISTKPEIIAVLVLVLFLLSALGKFSKELLKQVPMLIFLSLGLLLLTILTMQSGDVIGYLIPSAIPYIGGNIAITAGALNFAMILSLRFFAMLFAFQILILSTQPRDLVHALQTMRLPVDYTLMLLIAIRFIPSLQLEGKRIHEAQLARALNPGKGVVGKLKSLTPIMIPLVSNALGKANVLGLTIDLRGLRTMKRTPLVEKEFCYADYMLISLLICSIAVIVYLFGLGLFP; encoded by the coding sequence ATGGCTGAAATTTTGCAGTACATTAGAATTGACGGATTATTTCACCGGATGAATGCTCTGACAAAGATAATTTTTCTGGTCTTAGTAATTTCAATTGCTGTTATATCCACAAAACCTGAAATAATTGCAGTACTTGTTTTAGTTCTTTTCCTGCTTTCAGCTTTAGGAAAGTTTTCAAAAGAACTCTTAAAGCAGGTTCCGATGCTTATTTTCCTGTCACTCGGGCTTTTGCTCCTGACAATTCTTACTATGCAGTCCGGAGATGTTATCGGATATCTTATTCCATCAGCAATTCCTTATATTGGCGGAAATATCGCAATAACAGCAGGTGCTCTTAATTTTGCAATGATACTGTCTCTTAGATTTTTTGCCATGCTATTTGCATTTCAGATTTTAATATTGTCAACACAGCCAAGGGATCTTGTACATGCACTTCAGACTATGAGGCTTCCTGTTGACTATACTCTTATGCTTCTGATTGCGATACGATTCATTCCAAGTCTTCAGCTTGAGGGAAAAAGGATTCATGAAGCACAGCTTGCAAGGGCACTAAATCCGGGGAAAGGAGTTGTTGGAAAGCTAAAATCACTGACACCTATTATGATTCCGCTTGTTTCAAACGCTCTTGGAAAGGCAAACGTTCTTGGACTTACAATTGATTTACGTGGACTTCGGACTATGAAAAGAACACCGCTTGTTGAAAAAGAGTTCTGCTATGCAGACTATATGCTGATATCTCTGCTGATTTGTTCAATAGCAGTAATAGTTTATCTTTTTGGTCTGGGGCTATTCCCTTAA
- a CDS encoding cob(I)yrinic acid a,c-diamide adenosyltransferase gives MTRGYIQINTGEGKGKTTAALGTCIRTLIAGRQVFFGQFIKGQNSGELKLSEYFNNFHIEQFGDGCFIFKEPDDNDIQLAKNGLLRCSEALSSGKYSLVVMDEINVAIHSGLLETGDVMEVLKNKNEATEVILTGRYAPIELIDAADLVTEMKKVKHYFDNGVKAREGIEF, from the coding sequence ATGACAAGAGGATATATTCAGATAAACACAGGAGAAGGCAAGGGAAAGACAACAGCCGCACTGGGGACATGTATTCGCACCTTAATCGCCGGAAGACAAGTCTTTTTCGGTCAGTTCATCAAAGGGCAGAACAGCGGAGAGCTAAAGCTTTCAGAATATTTTAATAATTTTCATATCGAACAGTTCGGCGATGGCTGTTTTATCTTCAAAGAGCCTGATGACAATGATATTCAGCTTGCAAAAAATGGTCTTTTGAGATGCAGTGAAGCTTTGTCCTCAGGGAAATATTCTCTTGTTGTAATGGATGAGATTAATGTTGCAATACATAGCGGCCTTTTGGAAACCGGAGATGTAATGGAGGTTTTGAAGAACAAAAACGAGGCGACTGAAGTTATACTTACAGGCCGTTACGCACCAATTGAACTGATAGATGCAGCAGACCTTGTAACCGAGATGAAAAAAGTAAAGCATTACTTTGACAACGGTGTCAAAGCACGCGAAGGAATTGAATTTTAA
- a CDS encoding ABC transporter ATP-binding protein → MPIEVKNVRFGYSDSSDVLTDMNFTCHDNRITGIIGPNGCGKTTVLKIIAGFLKPKSGSVYYNNKTTDSLNSIELAKLRAVVEQSVYSPFSFPVYDYVMLGRTPYQKNFTADSEEDHRIVTESLKDTGMLSFQTRKINELSGGELQRVMIARALAQEPEYLLLDEPTSHLDIRHQLEMMKLLSDISKDKSVLCIIHEINQASAYCDDIIITKGGSVLKEGRASEVLKTDNIEEVFGVLAMQYKHPEGGKEQFVFSLPPDIKSGKKKHIHVISGEGRGRQIILSLKSAGFHVTAGILNVGDQDYDTCTSAGVETISAPPFSGYSDTDVLKLKKMCDSSDAICFIATNVGFGNLANLKTALEYIGKKEFFFVNADKNFRKIDMTNGLATEIYNRMIKEAKVISDVDELLSELI, encoded by the coding sequence ATGCCAATAGAAGTAAAAAATGTCAGATTCGGATACAGTGACTCATCTGATGTTTTAACTGACATGAATTTTACATGCCACGACAACAGGATTACAGGCATAATCGGGCCAAACGGATGCGGAAAAACAACAGTTCTCAAGATTATCGCAGGCTTTCTTAAACCAAAATCAGGGAGTGTTTACTACAATAACAAAACTACAGATTCCCTTAATTCAATAGAACTTGCAAAACTGCGTGCAGTTGTAGAACAAAGCGTCTATTCTCCTTTCTCATTTCCAGTGTATGACTATGTAATGCTTGGGCGGACACCATATCAGAAGAATTTTACGGCAGATTCCGAAGAAGATCACAGAATTGTGACAGAAAGCTTAAAAGATACCGGCATGCTTTCATTTCAGACCCGAAAGATTAACGAACTTTCCGGCGGAGAACTCCAGCGGGTTATGATTGCACGTGCTCTTGCACAGGAGCCTGAGTACCTTCTTCTTGATGAACCAACATCACATCTCGATATCAGGCATCAGCTTGAAATGATGAAACTTCTCTCAGACATATCAAAGGATAAATCAGTTCTCTGCATAATACACGAAATTAACCAGGCATCTGCATACTGCGATGACATAATTATAACAAAAGGCGGCAGTGTCCTAAAAGAAGGCCGTGCATCTGAAGTTCTCAAAACCGACAATATAGAAGAGGTCTTCGGCGTTCTTGCAATGCAGTATAAGCATCCGGAGGGAGGAAAAGAACAGTTTGTATTCTCACTTCCGCCGGATATAAAATCTGGCAAAAAAAAGCATATCCATGTAATATCAGGAGAAGGGCGTGGCAGACAGATAATTCTATCCTTGAAATCTGCCGGATTTCATGTAACGGCAGGAATTTTAAATGTCGGCGACCAGGACTATGACACCTGCACCTCTGCAGGAGTTGAAACTATCTCAGCACCTCCATTTTCAGGTTATTCGGATACAGATGTTTTAAAGCTTAAAAAAATGTGCGACTCATCAGATGCAATCTGTTTTATCGCAACAAATGTCGGCTTTGGAAATCTGGCAAACCTAAAGACCGCTCTTGAATACATAGGCAAAAAGGAGTTTTTCTTCGTAAACGCTGACAAAAACTTCAGAAAAATTGATATGACAAATGGCCTGGCAACAGAAATCTACAACCGCATGATAAAAGAGGCAAAAGTAATCTCTGATGTTGATGAATTATTATCAGAGCTTATATAA
- a CDS encoding FecCD family ABC transporter permease: MYQRRRTIAISAGLFIATIVVMVISIGVGESGISAKKVFDILTYPLSGFIPHLTQVPYWTGGEETIVLGIRLPRIILGALVGSCLALSGAALQSLFRNPMADPYILGISSGAALGALLVFVYGATAFFTIYSIPVMAFIFGLGTMFLVYNVARIGNLVPVNTLLLSGIAISALLSACNSFLMFSAGHNLNAIMFWTMGGLSGRGWDYVWIMLPFTILGIIIMMVLTRQLNAMMFGEESALYLGINVERLKKILLITTALITSAAVSVSGIIGFVGLIIPHIVRLVTGPDHRILIPVCIFAGALFIVIADMIARLIIAPSELPLGILTALCGAPFFLYLLRSRKGEL, from the coding sequence ATGTATCAGCGGCGAAGAACAATAGCCATATCAGCAGGGCTTTTCATCGCAACAATAGTTGTAATGGTAATCTCAATTGGTGTCGGAGAATCAGGAATAAGTGCAAAAAAAGTATTTGATATCCTCACATATCCCTTGTCAGGATTCATACCTCATTTAACACAGGTTCCTTACTGGACAGGCGGTGAAGAGACAATAGTTCTTGGAATCCGTCTGCCAAGAATCATCTTAGGAGCACTAGTAGGCTCATGTCTTGCACTTTCAGGAGCGGCGCTTCAAAGCCTCTTTAGAAATCCTATGGCAGACCCGTATATCCTTGGAATTTCAAGCGGGGCTGCTTTAGGAGCACTTTTGGTCTTTGTATATGGAGCAACTGCTTTTTTTACAATATACAGCATTCCGGTAATGGCGTTTATCTTCGGCCTTGGAACAATGTTTCTTGTATACAATGTTGCAAGAATTGGAAATCTCGTTCCGGTAAACACTCTTCTTCTATCAGGTATTGCAATATCAGCTCTTCTTTCTGCCTGCAACTCATTCCTGATGTTCTCAGCAGGCCACAATCTCAATGCTATAATGTTCTGGACAATGGGGGGTCTTTCAGGACGGGGTTGGGATTATGTCTGGATAATGCTCCCCTTTACAATTCTTGGAATAATCATTATGATGGTTCTTACAAGACAGCTTAATGCCATGATGTTTGGTGAAGAATCAGCACTGTATCTTGGAATCAATGTGGAAAGGCTAAAAAAAATTCTTCTTATTACAACCGCTCTTATAACAAGTGCGGCAGTATCGGTAAGCGGAATTATCGGGTTTGTCGGCCTTATAATTCCACACATCGTAAGGCTTGTAACAGGTCCCGATCACAGGATACTTATTCCGGTCTGTATTTTTGCCGGAGCACTCTTTATAGTCATTGCAGATATGATTGCGAGGTTAATTATTGCACCCTCAGAGCTCCCATTGGGAATTTTAACTGCTCTATGTGGTGCTCCGTTCTTTTTGTATCTTTTGAGATCAAGGAAAGGTGAGCTGTAA
- a CDS encoding ABC transporter substrate-binding protein, producing MKYLPLIFLIAVIVSAVFACGCTETQINPDSLSESQETSVLQPYADENETSIKDTSEISDSNTDFLKITDDTGFESEIKKYPKRVISLAPSITELFFAINTEKSGAKLVGRTAYDTHPPEALLVESIGGMTTGTSIESVISKEPDLIFATTMVDTTMVSQLRDNKYPVILFHIESVDDIYKNIEVIGEVLNEKKSAVSLTEKIKAEIDEISKRHHPANPPKTMYAVSADPMYVTGKNTYLNELIELAGGENIYSDTEGYFVATTESIIMRQPEVIIVIDGVMNSGIDLREQILNNKELADIPAVKSGRVYSVDDDLISRPGPRIGEALEILYQCISGEEQ from the coding sequence ATGAAATACCTCCCGCTGATTTTTTTAATAGCAGTAATAGTATCAGCAGTTTTTGCCTGCGGATGCACAGAAACACAGATTAATCCTGATTCTTTATCAGAATCACAGGAAACATCCGTCCTCCAACCGTATGCAGATGAAAATGAGACCAGTATAAAAGACACATCAGAGATTTCAGATTCAAATACAGATTTTTTAAAAATAACTGACGATACCGGATTTGAATCAGAGATCAAAAAATATCCAAAAAGAGTAATCTCACTTGCGCCAAGCATAACAGAACTTTTCTTCGCGATTAATACAGAAAAATCCGGCGCAAAACTTGTTGGAAGAACAGCATATGACACACACCCGCCAGAGGCGCTTTTAGTGGAATCAATAGGTGGAATGACAACAGGAACAAGCATCGAATCAGTAATCTCAAAAGAGCCGGATCTTATTTTTGCAACAACAATGGTTGACACAACGATGGTCTCGCAGTTAAGGGATAACAAATACCCCGTCATTCTCTTTCATATTGAATCTGTAGATGATATTTATAAAAACATAGAAGTTATCGGAGAAGTCTTAAACGAAAAGAAAAGTGCTGTCAGTCTAACGGAAAAAATAAAAGCAGAGATTGATGAAATTTCAAAAAGACACCATCCTGCAAATCCGCCAAAGACAATGTATGCAGTATCAGCAGATCCAATGTATGTAACAGGGAAAAATACATACTTAAATGAACTAATCGAGCTTGCCGGAGGAGAAAACATCTATTCAGACACAGAAGGATATTTTGTCGCAACAACAGAGTCTATTATTATGCGCCAGCCGGAGGTAATCATTGTAATAGACGGTGTGATGAACTCCGGCATTGACTTAAGAGAACAGATTCTAAACAACAAAGAGCTTGCAGATATTCCTGCCGTTAAATCAGGAAGAGTCTATTCAGTCGATGACGATCTTATTTCAAGGCCCGGACCAAGAATCGGAGAGGCCCTGGAGATTTTATATCAATGTATCAGCGGCGAAGAACAATAG
- a CDS encoding type IV pilin N-terminal domain-containing protein, protein MEMFRKKIENLEAVSPVVGVMLMLVVTIIIAAVVSGFAGGLVGNTQTAPQAAIDVRIGYGDVGMGSNGYNMEFELLSGDSMPTKDLAIITYYTNNSGKTFHHEQTATSEATHFVTKYGSEYYIPTPFLNDMRDGYAYATPSKWFGNFTWKTGDIMDTGGSYSEAGLAQMLGISEPDSPYEIGDPDFGTGSVVDVKIMHIPSGKYIYDKEVVVA, encoded by the coding sequence ATGGAAATGTTTAGGAAAAAAATTGAAAATTTAGAGGCAGTGTCACCGGTTGTCGGAGTGATGCTGATGCTGGTTGTAACGATTATTATAGCTGCAGTTGTAAGTGGGTTTGCCGGAGGTCTTGTCGGGAATACTCAGACAGCGCCACAAGCAGCCATTGATGTGAGAATAGGATATGGTGATGTGGGCATGGGAAGTAATGGCTATAATATGGAATTTGAACTCCTGAGCGGAGATTCCATGCCGACAAAGGATCTGGCTATCATCACCTACTACACAAATAATAGCGGGAAGACATTCCACCATGAACAGACTGCCACAAGTGAAGCAACGCACTTTGTTACAAAATATGGTTCCGAATATTACATTCCAACTCCATTCCTAAATGATATGAGGGACGGATATGCTTACGCGACTCCTTCAAAATGGTTTGGAAACTTCACATGGAAGACTGGTGATATTATGGATACTGGGGGGTCTTATAGTGAAGCAGGACTTGCACAGATGCTTGGGATCAGTGAACCGGATTCCCCATATGAAATAGGAGATCCCGACTTTGGAACAGGCAGTGTAGTTGACGTAAAAATCATGCACATCCCAAGTGGTAAATATATCTATGACAAGGAGGTTGTTGTAGCATGA
- a CDS encoding type IV pilin N-terminal domain-containing protein, with translation MKGINNEAVSPVVGVMLMLVVTIIIAAVVSGFAGGLAGNQKMAPQVTITAEPVVKAFLDLDKTNSEADYGTSDFTANNGIEFENTGGDSFSLTDIDVQLSSGTTKYTLSYIDQVDYSSDWTCLEENITAGVDFEYDQNYVSVPIAWNHFAKIGGSSLQDISISPGDKFMLYACGCYDTTDSAYGPSSSNGKYLVWEPKGTINGFGAQFGKEIGYKLIDKDSAKIIASGAVVFK, from the coding sequence ATGAAAGGAATAAATAATGAAGCAGTATCGCCGGTAGTCGGCGTCATGCTTATGCTTGTAGTGACAATTATAATTGCTGCAGTTGTTAGCGGATTTGCCGGAGGACTGGCAGGAAATCAAAAGATGGCCCCGCAAGTAACAATCACTGCAGAACCTGTTGTCAAAGCTTTCCTAGACCTAGATAAAACAAACTCCGAGGCCGATTACGGCACATCTGATTTTACTGCAAACAATGGTATAGAATTTGAAAATACGGGTGGAGATTCTTTCTCTTTAACTGATATTGACGTACAACTCAGTTCAGGGACCACAAAATATACCCTGTCATATATAGATCAGGTTGACTATTCTTCTGATTGGACCTGTTTGGAAGAGAACATTACTGCCGGTGTTGATTTTGAATATGATCAAAACTATGTATCTGTACCTATAGCATGGAATCATTTCGCGAAGATTGGAGGTTCGAGTCTTCAGGACATCTCTATTTCACCTGGTGACAAATTTATGCTCTATGCATGCGGATGTTATGACACTACTGATTCGGCGTATGGACCATCATCCAGCAATGGAAAATATCTTGTATGGGAACCAAAAGGTACAATTAACGGATTTGGAGCACAGTTTGGAAAGGAGATTGGATACAAACTAATTGATAAGGATTCAGCAAAGATTATAGCAAGTGGTGCTGTTGTATTCAAATAG
- a CDS encoding bifunctional metallophosphatase/5'-nucleotidase yields MTLSHNIKRNILICLVIVALAAVSFSAGCQNTHYSSNPINVSILAVNDFHGHLYPEQELNCRPAGSAPILASYLNSAMDSSDADYTVIALTGDTIGASPVESALLQDEPAIEFFNSLVNNECNPRDSGKCTKCNLISIPGNHEFNDGMDELMRIIYGGNGDTKIQHITNPYPGAMADYICANVVWKDNKTPVFPPYTIREINGAKMAFIGAVTTETTILELPQNIEEISFINESEAINSYVPEIQEQGIHAIVVLLHNGGNQEAYSGPTRKGCNVTGPVTGIVSELDEDVDVVLAAHTHDFINAYLPNAGGKDVLVAEAYAYGAAYADVELLIDPHSNEIIRKSAVIVPVYADQSPGTSPDPAAEKLLSEMNIAVSKLRSEVIATSEANISRIPDVSGESALGSLVADSQRAAMKTDIALVTAGTLPGSIQADLPKGNITWEDLEAVLPADASIAAEYGGWYSRPHVASREITGEQIKTILERQWQEPLPEEYLSVSGITYAWDPSLPAGSKVTEVLINGVPLDEDAIYTAAMNYYMAYGNAMGGGVLAPPWDWEVNVNVGPADIDALINYIQGLPQPLDMINNEISVPACGV; encoded by the coding sequence ATGACATTATCGCATAACATCAAACGAAACATCCTCATCTGCCTGGTTATTGTGGCTCTGGCGGCGGTTTCTTTTTCAGCAGGATGCCAAAACACGCATTACTCTTCAAATCCGATTAATGTATCCATTTTAGCGGTCAACGATTTCCACGGGCATCTCTATCCCGAACAGGAGCTGAATTGCCGCCCGGCAGGGAGTGCTCCCATTCTGGCATCATATCTTAATTCGGCCATGGATTCATCAGATGCGGATTATACCGTAATAGCTCTGACGGGCGATACTATTGGGGCATCTCCGGTAGAATCAGCTCTCCTTCAGGATGAGCCCGCAATTGAGTTCTTTAATTCATTAGTGAACAATGAATGCAATCCGCGGGACAGCGGAAAATGCACAAAATGCAATTTAATCTCGATTCCCGGCAATCATGAATTTAATGACGGAATGGATGAGCTGATGCGTATTATCTACGGCGGAAACGGGGACACAAAAATACAGCACATCACAAATCCATATCCAGGCGCTATGGCGGATTACATCTGTGCAAATGTTGTGTGGAAAGATAACAAAACGCCCGTTTTCCCGCCATACACAATCCGTGAAATAAATGGTGCAAAGATGGCTTTCATCGGTGCCGTTACTACTGAAACAACCATTCTTGAGCTTCCACAGAATATTGAAGAAATATCGTTTATAAACGAAAGTGAGGCAATAAACAGTTATGTACCCGAAATTCAGGAACAGGGAATACATGCTATTGTTGTTCTGCTTCACAACGGAGGAAATCAGGAGGCGTATTCAGGGCCGACACGTAAAGGATGCAATGTTACAGGTCCGGTAACCGGGATCGTATCTGAACTTGATGAGGATGTAGACGTTGTCCTTGCCGCCCACACTCATGATTTTATAAATGCATATCTTCCAAATGCCGGAGGGAAAGATGTCCTTGTCGCTGAAGCGTATGCTTACGGGGCGGCATATGCAGATGTTGAGCTCCTTATTGACCCTCATAGCAATGAGATTATCAGAAAATCGGCAGTTATTGTGCCTGTATATGCTGATCAGTCGCCGGGGACATCACCTGATCCTGCCGCTGAGAAACTGCTTTCTGAAATGAATATAGCTGTTTCAAAGCTGCGTTCTGAGGTTATTGCAACAAGTGAAGCAAATATTTCACGAATTCCTGATGTCTCGGGGGAATCAGCGCTTGGCAGTCTTGTGGCTGATTCCCAGCGGGCTGCCATGAAAACTGATATTGCACTTGTGACAGCAGGCACTCTGCCGGGTTCAATTCAAGCAGATCTCCCGAAAGGCAACATTACATGGGAAGATTTGGAAGCAGTCCTCCCTGCGGATGCGTCCATTGCTGCAGAGTACGGCGGATGGTACAGCCGGCCGCATGTTGCATCACGTGAGATCACAGGAGAGCAGATTAAAACAATTCTTGAAAGACAATGGCAGGAGCCGTTGCCGGAGGAGTACCTTTCCGTTTCCGGAATAACATATGCCTGGGATCCCTCCCTGCCTGCTGGAAGCAAAGTAACAGAAGTTCTGATTAACGGCGTTCCGCTTGACGAAGATGCAATATATACCGCCGCCATGAACTACTATATGGCCTATGGAAATGCCATGGGCGGAGGAGTTTTAGCACCGCCATGGGACTGGGAAGTTAATGTGAATGTCGGCCCGGCGGATATTGATGCACTTATAAATTATATTCAGGGACTGCCTCAGCCGCTGGATATGATAAATAATGAGATCAGCGTACCTGCTTGTGGCGTTTGA